In one Bombus fervidus isolate BK054 chromosome 16, iyBomFerv1, whole genome shotgun sequence genomic region, the following are encoded:
- the Glys gene encoding glycogen [starch] synthase: MSRERVSRRFYRMDSSNDLLEFMDRGYSAQHENRWNFEVAWEAANKVGGIYTVIRSKAFVSTEEMGDQYCLIGPYKETSARTEVEEADFPHNNPLHLAVQALRDQGFKVITGTWLVDGNPQIILLDIGSAAWKLDEYKQELWNTCNLGIPHLDIEANDAVILGYLVCQFITEFRQAAEGYCDVPPRIVVHCHEWQAGVGIIALRTRHVDVATVFTTHATLLGRYLCAGKIDFYNNLDKFNVDEEAGKRQIYHRYCMERAATHLAHIFTTVSDITGFEAEHLLRRKPDIITPNGLNVKKFAALHEFQNLHAVSKEKIHEFVRGHFYGHYDFDLDKTLYFFIAGRYEFGNKGADIFIEALARLNHYLKTSRPDMTVVAFLIFPARTNNFNVESLRGHAVTKSLRDTINDIQQKIGKRMYELCLSGRMPDTQDLLQKEDTIKIKRCLYALQRNGLPPVTTHNVVDDWNDPVLNAIRRCNLFNTVNDRVKIVFHPEFLSSTNPLFGLDYEEFVRGCHLGVFPSYYEPWGYTPAECTVMGIPSITTNLSGFGCFMQEHIADPMSYGIYIVDRRFIGLENTVQQLAHYMFDFARLSRRQRIIQRNRTERLSDLLDWRNLGIYYRQARIKALTIVYPELASEYAESGVGRFSYPRPISEPPSPSSSRHTTPAASVHGSDEEDEVDEEKELEELRQTTGT; encoded by the exons ATGTCAAGAGAACGTGTATCTAGAAGATTTTACCGTATGGACAGCAGTAATGACTTATTAGAATTTATGGATCGTGGATATTCAGCACAGCATGAAAATCGATGGAATTTTGAAGTTGCATGGGAGGCTGCCAATAAGG TTGGTGGTATATACACTGTAATACGTTCCAAAGCTTTTGTATCAACAGAAGAAATGGGAGATCAATATTGTCTTATTGGCCCATACAAAGAAACCTCAGCACGTACTGAAGTAGAAGAAGCTGATTTTCCACATAATAATCCATTGCATTTAGCTGTACAAGCTTTGCGCGATCAAGGGTTTAAA GTGATAACAGGAACCTGGCTAGTGGATGGAAACCCACAGATCATTCTGCTTGATATTGGAAGTGCAGCATGGAAACTGGATGAATATAAGCAGGAATTGTGGAATACTTGTAATCTTGGTATTCCTCATTTGGATATAGAAGCGAATGATGCAGTTATTCTTGGTTATCTTGTCTGTCAATTTATTACTGAATTCAG aCAAGCTGCCGAAGGATATTGCGACGTTCCTCCTCGAATCGTGGTTCATTGTCACGAATGGCAAGCCGGTGTTGGTATAATCGCGTTAAGAACCAGACACGTGGACGTTGCTACAGTTTTTACTACTCATGCCACTCTTCTAGGAAGATACTTATGCGCGGGAAAGATTGATTTCTACAATAATCTAGATAAG TTCAACGTGGATGAAGAAGCAGGAAAGCGTCAAATTTATCATAGATACTGTATGGAACGTGCAGCTACGCATTTAGCGCACATATTCACAACTGTTTCGGATATAACAGGTTTCGAAGCGGAGCATTTACTGAGACGAAAACCCGATATAATCACACCAAATGGGCTCAACGTAAAGAAATTTGCAGCACTTcatgaatttcaaaatttacacGCTGTcagtaaagaaaaaatacacgAATTTGTGAGGGGTCATTTTTACGG GCACTATGATTTCGACCTGGATAAAACCTTATACTTTTTTATTGCTGGACGTTACGAGTTTGGAAACAAGGGCGCCGATATATTTATCGAGGCTTTAGCTAGATTGAATCATTACTTAAAAACATCTAGACCTGATATGACCGTCGTGGCTTTCCTTATTTTTCCAGCGCGaactaataattttaacgtaGAGTCGTTGCGTGGTCATGCT GTTACCAAATCCTTAAGAGATACAATTAACGACATACAACAGAAAATAGGAAAGCGAATGTATGAATTGTGTCTTTCTGGACGTATGCCTGACACGCAAGATCTTTTACAGAAAGAAGATACCATCAAAATTAAACG ATGTTTATATGCCCTACAAAGAAATGGATTGCCTCCGGTCACCACGCACAATGTCGTAGACGACTGGAACGATCCGGTATTAAACGCCATCAGAAGATGCAATCTCTTCAATACAGTTAACGATCGAGTGAAG ATAGTATTCCATCCGGAATTCCTATCGTCGACGAATCCATTATTTGGGCTTGATTACGAAGAATTTGTCAGAGGATGTCACTTAGGTGTCTTTCCGTCGTATTATGAACCTTGGGGGTACACACCTGCAGAATGTACAGTTATGGGTATCCCCAGTATAACCACAAATCTATCTGGTTTCGGATGTTTCATGCAAGAACACATAGCTGATCCAATGAGTTATGGTATTTATATTGTGGACAGACGATTCATTGGCCTGGAGAACACTGTTCAACAACTTGCTCATTATATGTTTGATTTTGCACGACTGAGTCGTCGACAACGTATTATTCAAAGAAATCGTACCGAACGTCTTAGTGATCTTCTTGACTGGAGAAATCTTGGCATC TATTACCGCCAGGCCAGAATCAAAGCTTTGACAATCGTTTATCCAGAACTCGCTTCTGAATATGCTGAAAGTGGAGTAGGACGTTTCAGTTATCCCAGACCTATTAGCGAACCACCGTCGCCTTCTTCCTCGAGACACACTACTCCTGCTGCGTCGGTTCACGGATCCGACGAAGAAGACGAAGTAGACGAAGAGAAGGAG CTAGAGGAATTACGCCAAACAACTGGCACATAA